A part of Limihaloglobus sulfuriphilus genomic DNA contains:
- a CDS encoding sodium:solute symporter family transporter, translated as MCYKKVVILFLIFICVISSSVAAASDSSEAREYLSWESLSDLPESLGVAGSFAGVYDDALIVAGGANFQKPYWESDKQWYDKIWILEKTESDYKWYSGSELDRPIAYGMSISTDNGLVCIGGAYWQQCYSDVFILRWDRNNKKIIKETLPSLPEPCAYGSAAVIDDIIYVAGGQSSLNLESAMNNFWSLDLSQKDSEDFTWQELSSWPGPSRAFNITVSQHNGQSDCIYLISGRRIEKGADVSETEFLKDVYEYNPLEKSWQKKMDVPSCVMAGSGIDVGQSHIFILSGADGSLFFKGAELKLNHPGFPKQIWTYHTITDTWISAGKAPANQVTSTAVKWDDSIVLVSGEIMPRVRSPKIWQIKPVKIKSSFGFLNFTTLVIYLLAMVAVGFYFSFRNKDTNDFFRGGQRLPGWAAGLSIFATMLSSITFVAIPAKVYSTDWTFFVVNMMAIVVTPFVIYFVLPFFRRIDATSAYEYLEKRFNILARLFASFSFVLFQIGRMAIVMFLPALALTAITGLPVSYCILAMGVLSIIYCTMGGLEAVIWTDSIQTFILLGGAFLSLVIVLLNIEGGPAEFFTIANENSKFHAINFDFSSTSFMTTALWVMIIGGIGQSLIPYVSDQAVVQRYLAVSDIKTARISILTNAIIIIPATLLFFSVGTALFVFYKANPQKLDPTFQNDAIFPLFISRELPIGISGLVVAGIFAAAQSTVSTSMNSISTVIVTDFVKPFGLLKTERGYLNLARFCTFFFGVLGTLLALLFAASDIKSLWESFMGILGLFGGSMCGLFLLGIFVPRVGSVAAISGAITGAVILFLVQSFTQVSFLLYAAVGILSCFICGYLLSFILPKNKKDLSGLTINTVWSPHD; from the coding sequence ATGTGTTACAAAAAAGTAGTGATTTTATTTTTAATCTTTATCTGTGTTATCTCCAGCTCAGTTGCAGCCGCTTCAGATTCCTCAGAAGCCAGAGAATATTTGAGCTGGGAGAGTCTCTCTGATCTGCCCGAGTCGCTTGGCGTAGCGGGGTCTTTTGCCGGTGTTTACGATGACGCTTTAATCGTTGCAGGCGGAGCTAATTTCCAGAAACCTTACTGGGAATCTGACAAACAGTGGTATGATAAAATATGGATACTTGAGAAGACCGAATCTGATTACAAATGGTACAGTGGCTCTGAGCTTGACAGGCCCATTGCTTATGGAATGAGTATCTCAACAGATAACGGGCTTGTTTGTATAGGCGGAGCGTATTGGCAGCAGTGCTACTCAGATGTTTTCATCTTGAGATGGGACAGGAACAATAAAAAAATTATTAAAGAAACTCTGCCTTCGCTGCCGGAGCCTTGCGCTTATGGAAGTGCGGCAGTTATAGATGATATTATTTATGTGGCAGGCGGACAGAGCTCTCTAAACCTGGAATCTGCAATGAATAATTTCTGGTCACTGGATTTGTCTCAGAAAGATTCAGAGGATTTTACCTGGCAAGAGCTCTCATCGTGGCCTGGGCCCTCTCGTGCATTTAATATAACCGTATCTCAGCATAACGGGCAGAGTGATTGTATCTATCTGATTAGCGGACGGAGAATTGAAAAGGGTGCTGATGTATCAGAAACAGAATTCTTAAAAGATGTTTACGAATACAATCCCCTGGAAAAATCCTGGCAAAAAAAGATGGATGTACCATCGTGCGTCATGGCCGGGTCGGGTATAGATGTCGGCCAAAGCCACATATTCATACTCAGCGGCGCTGATGGCTCACTGTTTTTTAAGGGGGCTGAGCTGAAGTTAAATCATCCCGGTTTTCCAAAACAGATCTGGACATATCATACTATTACCGATACCTGGATATCAGCCGGCAAGGCACCTGCAAATCAGGTTACTTCAACTGCCGTTAAATGGGATGACTCAATTGTTTTAGTAAGCGGTGAAATAATGCCCCGGGTTCGAAGCCCTAAAATATGGCAAATAAAGCCGGTTAAAATAAAAAGTTCTTTTGGTTTTCTCAACTTTACAACACTTGTTATTTACCTGTTGGCGATGGTTGCTGTTGGTTTTTATTTTTCATTCAGAAATAAAGATACCAATGACTTTTTTCGCGGCGGCCAGCGGCTCCCCGGCTGGGCGGCAGGACTGAGTATCTTTGCGACAATGCTGAGTTCCATTACTTTTGTTGCTATTCCCGCCAAAGTATATTCTACCGATTGGACATTCTTTGTGGTTAATATGATGGCTATTGTGGTGACACCATTTGTTATTTATTTTGTCTTACCGTTTTTCAGGCGTATCGATGCTACCAGTGCCTATGAGTATCTTGAGAAACGTTTTAATATCTTGGCACGTCTGTTTGCCAGTTTTTCATTTGTATTATTCCAGATAGGCCGTATGGCTATCGTAATGTTTTTACCGGCGCTGGCTCTTACTGCAATAACAGGTCTGCCTGTTTCTTACTGTATATTGGCAATGGGGGTTCTGAGTATAATCTACTGCACAATGGGCGGATTAGAAGCGGTAATATGGACAGATTCTATTCAGACATTCATATTGCTGGGCGGGGCATTCTTAAGCCTTGTAATTGTACTGTTAAATATTGAAGGCGGACCGGCAGAGTTTTTTACTATTGCGAACGAAAATTCCAAGTTCCACGCTATAAATTTCGATTTCAGCTCGACAAGTTTTATGACAACCGCTTTATGGGTCATGATAATAGGCGGTATCGGCCAGAGCCTTATACCTTATGTCTCTGATCAGGCCGTTGTACAGAGATATCTGGCTGTTAGTGACATCAAGACAGCCAGAATTTCCATTTTGACAAATGCTATTATTATTATACCGGCAACTCTGCTCTTTTTTAGTGTTGGGACTGCATTGTTTGTCTTTTATAAAGCTAACCCCCAGAAGCTCGATCCGACTTTTCAGAATGATGCTATCTTCCCGCTTTTTATTTCACGTGAGCTGCCGATAGGCATCTCAGGGTTGGTTGTAGCTGGTATTTTTGCGGCGGCTCAATCAACTGTTTCAACGAGTATGAATAGCATATCGACAGTTATTGTCACTGATTTTGTGAAACCTTTTGGCCTGCTTAAAACGGAAAGGGGTTATTTAAATCTTGCCAGATTCTGCACGTTCTTTTTTGGAGTCCTTGGTACATTGCTTGCATTATTATTTGCCGCCTCGGACATTAAATCGTTATGGGAGTCATTCATGGGTATTCTTGGTTTATTTGGCGGTTCTATGTGCGGCTTGTTTCTGCTTGGGATATTTGTACCCCGAGTTGGTTCTGTTGCAGCAATATCAGGCGCAATAACTGGAGCGGTAATCTTGTTTCTGGTACAGTCATTTACTCAGGTATCATTCCTGCTCTACGCTGCAGTGGGCATTCTCTCGTGTTTTATTTGCGGCTATCTGCTCTCGTTTATACTGCCAAAAAACAAAAAGGATTTATCAGGTCTGACTATAAACACTGTATGGTCTCCTCACGATTAA
- a CDS encoding GDSL-type esterase/lipase family protein gives MKGSAQTPPVLEEEYSGKISVACVGDSITYGSKIEQRNLYCYPAQLERLLGEKFEVKSFGRPGARVSISSSNNYMNFPEYEESLKCNPDIVVISLGINDCSVGEWTDNKSVFTESYEKLIQSYQNLDSQPRIWLTNLMPVMTPYEPFLEIQENIEECQALIESLALRKKITLIDLFTELNKQHRIYARDGIHPSIEGAEIIAEKICSAITGNFGGLSLPYVFGDNMVIQRNKPFRIFGKGDVGDNILVEISEFEKETIVDGNGNWEVELPALKTGGPHTLSVSGDRRIEFSNVMVGEVWFCAGQSNMRFPLKSDSDAAAQLKLAGNYPEIRLLRRDVDPHPAKKVFKKDELEKIQMDGYYSGLWQVCSEDSAGDFSAVGYYFALHLYKALDVPVGIIQNAIGGAPMEAFMPREALRKERLYNLTNNWLNADAPSWHRQRAELNMSSRQGNDECMLPHHPYEPTFIYYADIEEMMPYVLRGVVWYQGESNATDTDTDKPWDSEINKELFKGLVTSWRRQWGIGDFPFYYVQLPNMNRNWMPFRQMQFEVLTELPALGMVVAIDIGDDNNVHPKSKYEVGRRLSLWARANIYGETDLIYSGPVFNKKLRREDGKLLLDFDFKGSGLATVCGNELKGFEVKNAQGLWSDVSSCVYADSIVLDISEDDRVVALRYAWSPNPKANLINKEGLPASPFYFEMPAQKNNNK, from the coding sequence TTGAAAGGCTCGGCTCAAACGCCTCCGGTATTGGAAGAAGAGTATTCCGGTAAGATAAGTGTAGCCTGTGTTGGAGACAGTATCACGTATGGTTCAAAAATAGAACAAAGGAACCTCTACTGTTATCCGGCTCAACTCGAAAGACTGCTGGGCGAGAAGTTCGAGGTGAAAAGCTTTGGCCGACCCGGCGCAAGAGTAAGCATCTCTTCTTCGAATAATTATATGAATTTTCCTGAATATGAGGAATCTTTAAAATGTAATCCTGATATTGTCGTAATCAGTCTGGGTATAAATGACTGCTCTGTCGGTGAGTGGACGGATAACAAGAGTGTTTTTACAGAAAGTTACGAAAAACTCATTCAATCCTATCAGAATTTAGATTCGCAGCCCAGAATATGGCTTACAAATCTTATGCCTGTTATGACACCTTATGAGCCTTTTCTTGAGATCCAGGAAAATATCGAAGAGTGTCAAGCCTTAATCGAATCTTTGGCCTTGCGAAAAAAGATCACTTTAATAGATTTGTTTACTGAACTTAATAAACAACACCGAATCTACGCTCGAGATGGAATACACCCCAGCATTGAAGGGGCTGAAATTATCGCTGAAAAGATTTGTTCGGCAATAACGGGGAACTTTGGCGGACTAAGCCTTCCGTACGTTTTTGGCGACAACATGGTCATACAAAGAAACAAACCGTTTCGCATCTTCGGTAAGGGCGACGTAGGCGATAATATCCTTGTTGAAATATCAGAATTCGAGAAAGAAACAATAGTTGACGGCAACGGTAACTGGGAAGTCGAACTTCCCGCATTAAAAACAGGAGGACCTCATACGTTAAGCGTATCAGGCGATAGAAGAATTGAATTTTCCAACGTTATGGTCGGGGAAGTCTGGTTTTGTGCCGGTCAGTCCAATATGCGTTTTCCGTTAAAGTCGGATTCTGATGCAGCCGCTCAGCTTAAGTTAGCCGGGAATTATCCTGAAATACGTTTGCTCAGACGTGATGTTGATCCGCACCCGGCAAAAAAAGTTTTCAAAAAAGATGAATTAGAAAAAATACAGATGGACGGTTACTACTCTGGTCTCTGGCAGGTGTGCTCCGAAGATAGTGCAGGTGATTTTTCCGCGGTGGGTTATTATTTCGCGCTGCATCTGTATAAAGCTCTGGATGTACCCGTTGGGATTATTCAAAATGCTATCGGCGGCGCGCCTATGGAAGCCTTTATGCCCAGAGAGGCATTGCGGAAAGAGCGGCTTTATAATTTGACGAATAATTGGCTCAATGCTGATGCACCGTCCTGGCACAGGCAAAGGGCAGAGCTCAACATGAGCAGCCGGCAGGGAAATGATGAATGTATGCTGCCTCACCATCCTTATGAGCCGACATTTATATATTATGCCGATATCGAGGAAATGATGCCTTACGTGTTAAGGGGAGTAGTATGGTATCAGGGTGAGTCCAACGCAACCGATACTGATACTGATAAGCCCTGGGATTCGGAAATAAACAAAGAGCTGTTCAAGGGGCTTGTTACAAGCTGGCGCCGGCAATGGGGGATTGGAGACTTTCCATTTTATTATGTCCAGCTTCCTAATATGAATCGAAACTGGATGCCGTTCAGGCAGATGCAGTTTGAAGTATTAACTGAATTACCGGCTTTGGGCATGGTGGTTGCCATTGATATAGGAGACGATAATAATGTCCACCCCAAATCAAAATATGAAGTTGGCAGGCGTTTGAGCCTGTGGGCCAGGGCAAATATATATGGTGAAACTGACCTGATCTATTCAGGTCCTGTATTCAATAAAAAGCTGCGGCGGGAAGATGGTAAATTGCTTCTTGATTTTGATTTTAAGGGCAGCGGCTTGGCGACAGTTTGCGGTAATGAGCTAAAAGGCTTCGAAGTAAAAAATGCTCAAGGTCTATGGTCGGATGTCAGCTCCTGTGTATATGCAGATTCTATAGTTCTTGACATTTCCGAAGACGACAGGGTCGTTGCTCTCCGGTACGCATGGAGTCCTAACCCGAAAGCCAATCTTATAAATAAAGAGGGGCTTCCGGCAAGTCCCTTCTACTTCGAAATGCCCGCTCAGAAAAATAATAATAAATAG
- a CDS encoding sialidase family protein — protein sequence MSKKLIFIVNILLLFSVSCSGMGKSAYVLKDSNPNEPAQLDLFVSGRENTANYRIPAILTTPSGAVVAVCDARKDRPGDPPNNIDCVIKRSLDNGRTWSDVKTIADYPGMRAAGDPTLFYDRLTNTMWVAYVYANEGVGLARGKNEPGYGDDTFHIRLQQSKDDGVTWSSPLDITRQIKPEELIASWTAPGVGVQLKRGEKAGRLIFCFSVMNADKRQDSYVAYSDDSGNTWQSSRAGVGTNESQVVELNDGRLMIVLRTNTVTGIREIAYSDNGGENWQPQFESDVLIDPRCQASILRYSSTKDGDERDLILYSNPAHASKRRNLTIRASFDEGKTWPVAKTINQDYSGYSCLTRLPDDSIGVLYERNTSQDGEKKHTLTFARFSLDWLINDSSEK from the coding sequence ATGTCTAAGAAACTGATTTTTATAGTTAATATCCTGTTATTGTTTTCAGTCTCATGCAGCGGAATGGGCAAGTCTGCGTATGTTCTCAAGGACAGCAACCCGAATGAGCCCGCCCAGTTGGACCTGTTTGTCAGCGGCAGAGAAAATACAGCAAACTACCGAATTCCCGCGATTCTTACTACCCCTTCAGGAGCTGTTGTGGCGGTCTGCGATGCAAGAAAAGACCGCCCGGGCGATCCTCCAAACAACATCGACTGCGTGATTAAACGCAGTCTGGACAACGGAAGAACCTGGAGCGATGTAAAGACAATCGCAGATTATCCGGGGATGAGAGCCGCAGGTGATCCTACACTATTCTATGACAGGCTGACGAATACTATGTGGGTGGCTTACGTTTACGCCAATGAAGGAGTGGGTCTGGCCCGAGGCAAAAATGAACCGGGTTATGGCGATGATACTTTTCACATACGCCTTCAGCAAAGCAAGGACGATGGGGTTACCTGGAGCAGTCCGCTTGATATAACACGTCAGATAAAACCAGAAGAGCTTATTGCTTCTTGGACAGCTCCGGGAGTAGGAGTTCAGCTCAAGCGGGGAGAGAAAGCCGGAAGGCTTATTTTCTGTTTCAGCGTGATGAACGCCGATAAAAGGCAGGACTCCTATGTCGCATACAGTGATGATAGCGGTAATACCTGGCAATCATCAAGAGCCGGCGTCGGCACCAATGAGAGCCAGGTTGTAGAGCTTAATGACGGCAGGCTAATGATTGTGCTTAGAACAAACACCGTAACCGGTATTCGAGAAATCGCATACTCGGATAACGGCGGCGAAAACTGGCAGCCGCAGTTTGAAAGCGATGTACTTATAGACCCGCGGTGTCAGGCAAGTATATTACGCTACAGTTCTACCAAAGACGGAGATGAAAGAGATCTCATCCTCTACTCAAACCCGGCTCATGCAAGCAAGCGAAGAAACCTTACCATCCGGGCAAGTTTCGATGAAGGTAAAACCTGGCCTGTGGCTAAAACTATTAACCAGGATTATTCCGGTTACTCCTGCTTGACCAGGCTGCCGGATGACAGTATAGGCGTGCTTTATGAAAGAAACACCTCCCAGGATGGTGAGAAAAAGCATACTCTTACATTTGCCAGGTTTTCACTTGACTGGTTAATTAATGATTCATCTGAGAAATAA
- a CDS encoding dihydrodipicolinate synthase family protein, whose amino-acid sequence METRLYSAICTPLTEEETLHKDGFKEHIDQQFNNGIYGVLICGTMGNMQLLKDEVYRDAVKYGTEFSAQKGEVFIGVGDASYSRTLARIEFAQQFDVDGLVVLCPYLVKYSQDELVDYFSALADASSKPVYLYDLPVLAGMKISHDTVLKLSKHPNIHGAKCSDIWEDTRILMGKVNSDFRIIPAQPFLVDHLVRMGVSDNLDGVYSICPEYISLLADTAASGNVEKASQMQSRLSSFLMNMRNNFPLHDAFSAILNRRAVQGQIALRPMKRMIERQREELFEIEFVKQITGNNRGKTIQNTKEVINV is encoded by the coding sequence ATGGAAACCAGACTATACAGTGCAATATGTACCCCTCTTACAGAGGAGGAAACGCTGCACAAAGACGGATTTAAAGAGCACATTGACCAGCAGTTCAATAACGGTATTTATGGAGTTTTGATTTGCGGCACTATGGGCAATATGCAGCTTTTGAAGGATGAAGTCTATAGAGATGCCGTCAAATACGGCACAGAATTTTCTGCACAGAAGGGCGAGGTCTTCATTGGTGTCGGAGATGCTTCTTACAGCAGAACACTGGCCAGGATCGAATTCGCCCAGCAATTCGACGTTGACGGTCTTGTGGTACTCTGTCCCTACCTGGTTAAGTATTCTCAGGATGAGCTCGTAGATTACTTCAGTGCTTTGGCAGATGCCTCTTCCAAACCTGTGTATCTTTATGATTTGCCCGTGCTTGCCGGCATGAAAATATCCCATGATACGGTTCTCAAACTCTCTAAACATCCAAATATCCATGGTGCAAAATGCTCCGACATCTGGGAAGATACCCGTATTCTGATGGGAAAGGTCAATAGTGATTTCCGCATAATTCCCGCCCAGCCTTTTCTTGTTGATCATCTTGTAAGGATGGGTGTCAGTGACAATCTCGACGGTGTGTATTCGATATGTCCTGAATATATATCACTGCTGGCAGATACTGCAGCCTCCGGCAATGTTGAAAAAGCCTCTCAAATGCAGTCCCGGCTCTCTTCATTCCTGATGAATATGCGGAATAACTTTCCACTCCATGATGCGTTTTCAGCTATACTTAACCGCAGAGCAGTTCAGGGGCAAATAGCTCTCAGGCCCATGAAGAGAATGATTGAGCGTCAAAGAGAGGAACTTTTCGAAATAGAATTTGTTAAGCAGATAACCGGCAATAACCGGGGAAAAACAATACAAAACACTAAAGAGGTAATCAATGTCTAA
- a CDS encoding sulfatase yields MAKLTRRSFLCMAGSGVLSLGFSSLLSDEKLKRPNILFIVSEDTGPELGCYGDRYARTPSLDKLAQKGVRFENAFVPYSVCSPSRASFLTGLYPHQHGQIGLATHKYRMYREFPSIPSFLKQAGYRTGIIGKLHVNPESAFPFDFHEIKSSNFGKGERDVEEYADSAMKFISASKEPFFLFINYPDTHFPLLRQDHGLPKEPLEGKDVKTLPWVGIDNPRLREFTADYYNSISRLDSGIGMLLDKLEKSGKKDNTLIIYIGDHGPQFSRGKTSVYEAALRIPMIVSRPGHIQEGIAPEELVSTIDILPTILKACGITVPDNLPGLALQPLMGGEKTRWRDYIYAQTNGSAPVFYFQQHSIRGTRFKLIINPLQNRKNPCAVAYKTHLNAFFNAGVLQEEIDNAGQKIQKVYETYLNPPEYELYDLKNDPYEFDNLAYDTDYSVEKERLLRAFKQWQKQTQDPLSDPEKLKKLTKEHDRLKNYNYKKDKQFEWEYPEYFFGN; encoded by the coding sequence ATGGCTAAACTGACACGCAGGTCTTTTCTATGTATGGCTGGTTCGGGGGTTTTAAGTCTTGGGTTTTCTTCGCTGCTTTCAGATGAAAAACTAAAACGTCCAAATATTTTGTTTATTGTCTCTGAAGATACCGGCCCGGAATTAGGTTGCTATGGAGACAGGTATGCCCGGACTCCGTCGCTGGATAAACTGGCTCAGAAAGGTGTCCGTTTTGAAAATGCATTTGTTCCGTATTCTGTATGCAGCCCCTCGCGAGCGAGCTTCTTAACCGGGCTGTATCCTCATCAGCACGGCCAGATAGGTCTGGCCACTCATAAATATCGCATGTACAGGGAGTTTCCCAGCATCCCGAGTTTTCTTAAGCAAGCGGGGTATCGTACCGGAATTATTGGAAAGCTGCACGTTAATCCCGAATCCGCTTTTCCCTTCGATTTTCATGAGATTAAAAGTTCTAATTTCGGAAAAGGCGAAAGAGACGTTGAAGAATATGCGGACTCGGCTATGAAGTTTATTTCTGCTTCAAAAGAACCGTTCTTTTTGTTTATTAATTATCCGGATACTCATTTCCCGCTGCTTCGTCAAGACCATGGTCTGCCAAAAGAGCCTCTTGAGGGCAAAGATGTTAAAACGCTGCCCTGGGTTGGCATAGACAACCCCAGGCTGCGTGAGTTTACAGCTGATTACTATAACTCTATCAGTCGTCTTGACAGCGGTATAGGAATGTTGTTGGACAAACTTGAAAAAAGCGGCAAAAAAGATAATACTCTGATTATTTATATCGGCGATCACGGACCTCAGTTTTCCCGTGGAAAGACATCTGTTTATGAAGCAGCGCTGAGGATTCCGATGATTGTTTCTCGGCCCGGACATATTCAGGAAGGTATTGCTCCAGAAGAATTAGTTTCAACGATCGATATCCTTCCAACAATACTCAAGGCTTGCGGGATTACTGTGCCGGATAATCTGCCGGGCCTTGCTTTACAGCCTCTGATGGGAGGTGAGAAAACCCGCTGGCGTGATTATATTTATGCGCAAACTAACGGCTCGGCACCGGTTTTTTATTTCCAGCAGCATTCGATCCGCGGAACGCGTTTTAAGCTGATAATCAACCCGCTGCAAAACAGGAAGAACCCGTGTGCCGTCGCCTACAAAACTCATCTTAATGCTTTCTTTAATGCCGGCGTATTACAGGAGGAGATTGACAACGCTGGCCAAAAGATACAAAAAGTATATGAGACTTACCTGAATCCTCCTGAATATGAATTATACGATTTGAAAAATGATCCGTATGAATTTGATAATTTGGCGTATGACACGGATTATTCGGTAGAAAAAGAACGTTTATTGAGGGCATTTAAGCAATGGCAGAAACAGACACAAGATCCATTGTCTGACCCTGAGAAATTAAAAAAACTTACTAAAGAACATGACAGACTAAAAAACTATAATTACAAAAAAGATAAACAGTTTGAATGGGAGTATCCAGAATACTTTTTTGGAAATTAA
- a CDS encoding sialidase family protein codes for MKLTLELSALLVLILCCSVFADELPDVESAPLHSWFYADSGVFVEQSGQKAANYSEVGFWQDQSGNGHYLQQDNALKRPFLINALIEGNSALRFYGANGDGPRFENREFSLWTNFETSLQQPNTVFVVVNTRNVLNEYIFDGLTSSSRHYLIVGQSNNPRVWTLGANKTAYSTDVLNGNFLVHTLVYDSADSRHYINGSIQGVFDTGSGSLGGLRIGSRYSEEGFADMDLAELIIYNGAVEKTDRENVEKYLMEKYGIFPHCGSYNAGFPVADLNRDCRINIFDFTFLADQWLEDTSDQAEKGALYPEISPRYTDIFWQGKDGIDTYRIPTLLKTSNGVILAIAQARKYSFADKSPTKIVLRRSYNAGESWLPAQDIVDVGNDAAMANTALLDEDTGRIWLFYVVYPQGWDDNNPIAGLTSPSTTVWTTYSDDDGASWSIARDITASVKLPEWTNYATGPGVGIQLKRGSFAGRLVVPFNSGAGNHIIYSDDHGQSWDIAGSVPVGSESQIVQLYNNNLLLNIRSGRQYGRYISQSTNNGMTWSPTYYDSTLIEPVGTGGSACQASILRYTDSSEYDCNRILFSNPASGVARQNLTVRLSYDECQSWQFSKIISPLAAGYSCLTVLPDNNIGVLYENGREYSAEKITFASFSLRWLTDNKDGI; via the coding sequence ATGAAATTAACACTCGAGTTGTCTGCTTTACTTGTCTTAATCCTCTGTTGCAGTGTTTTTGCGGATGAGCTGCCGGATGTTGAATCGGCTCCTTTACATAGCTGGTTCTATGCGGACAGCGGTGTTTTTGTTGAGCAATCAGGTCAGAAAGCCGCAAATTATTCAGAAGTTGGATTCTGGCAGGATCAGTCCGGTAATGGGCACTATTTGCAGCAGGACAATGCCTTAAAAAGGCCGTTTTTAATCAACGCTCTGATTGAGGGTAATTCTGCTCTCAGGTTTTATGGCGCCAATGGTGATGGGCCGAGATTTGAAAATCGGGAGTTCTCACTCTGGACTAATTTTGAAACGTCGTTGCAACAGCCCAATACTGTCTTTGTTGTGGTAAATACAAGGAACGTCTTGAATGAATATATTTTTGACGGACTGACTTCTTCATCAAGACATTATTTAATTGTTGGTCAATCCAATAATCCCAGAGTCTGGACTTTGGGTGCCAATAAGACGGCTTACTCCACGGATGTGCTAAATGGCAATTTTCTTGTACACACTCTGGTATATGACAGTGCGGATTCCAGACATTATATAAACGGTTCGATTCAAGGAGTTTTTGATACAGGCAGCGGTTCTCTGGGCGGGTTGCGGATTGGCAGCAGATATAGTGAAGAAGGGTTCGCTGATATGGATTTAGCGGAATTGATAATTTACAATGGTGCTGTTGAAAAAACTGATAGAGAAAATGTCGAAAAGTATCTGATGGAGAAATACGGAATTTTCCCTCACTGCGGCAGTTATAATGCAGGTTTTCCCGTTGCCGACCTGAACCGGGACTGCAGAATCAATATTTTCGATTTTACTTTTTTAGCAGATCAGTGGCTTGAGGATACATCCGACCAGGCAGAAAAAGGAGCTTTGTATCCTGAAATAAGCCCCAGATATACAGATATCTTCTGGCAGGGTAAAGACGGAATTGACACCTACAGGATCCCTACACTCCTTAAAACATCTAACGGTGTTATTCTGGCGATTGCACAGGCCAGGAAGTATAGTTTTGCCGATAAAAGTCCAACTAAAATAGTTTTACGCAGGAGTTACAACGCAGGTGAATCATGGCTGCCCGCGCAGGACATTGTTGATGTAGGCAATGATGCTGCTATGGCCAACACTGCTCTTTTAGATGAGGATACGGGCAGAATATGGTTATTTTACGTTGTTTACCCTCAGGGCTGGGATGACAATAACCCCATCGCGGGACTGACATCTCCTTCTACTACCGTTTGGACAACTTACAGTGATGATGACGGAGCGAGCTGGAGTATAGCCCGGGATATTACTGCAAGTGTGAAACTTCCAGAGTGGACAAATTATGCCACAGGCCCGGGAGTCGGCATTCAGCTCAAGAGAGGCAGCTTTGCGGGCCGTCTGGTAGTTCCTTTTAACTCAGGGGCCGGCAATCATATAATTTACAGTGACGACCATGGACAGTCATGGGACATTGCAGGCTCAGTTCCGGTAGGAAGTGAGAGCCAGATTGTCCAGCTTTATAATAATAATCTCCTGCTGAATATCAGAAGCGGCAGGCAGTATGGGCGTTACATATCCCAAAGTACAAACAATGGAATGACCTGGTCTCCAACTTATTATGACTCAACACTCATAGAACCTGTTGGTACCGGAGGTTCAGCTTGTCAGGCCAGTATATTAAGATATACGGATAGTTCTGAGTATGACTGTAACAGGATATTATTCAGTAACCCTGCCAGTGGTGTTGCACGGCAGAATCTGACAGTTCGATTAAGTTATGATGAGTGTCAGAGCTGGCAGTTTTCAAAGATAATAAGTCCTTTAGCGGCCGGTTATTCATGCCTGACGGTGTTGCCTGATAACAATATCGGGGTGCTTTATGAAAATGGCCGGGAATATTCAGCTGAAAAGATAACCTTTGCTTCTTTTTCTTTGAGATGGCTTACAGACAACAAAGATGGAATTTAG